A genomic stretch from Primulina huaijiensis isolate GDHJ02 chromosome 14, ASM1229523v2, whole genome shotgun sequence includes:
- the LOC140958086 gene encoding sm-like protein LSM4 isoform X1 produces the protein MLPLSLLKTAQGHPMLVELKNGETYNGHLVNCDTWMNIHLREVICTSKDGDRFWRMPECYIRGNTIKYLRVPDEVIDKVQEETKRSDRKPPGVGRGRGRGRDDNSAGRSSKGIGRGVIDDGGGRGGRGKGLSGSKTSGNRVAGGGRGRG, from the exons ATG CTTCCGCTTTCGCTGCTTAAGACTGCACAAGGGCATCCCATG CTGGTGGAGCTGAAAAACGGTGAAACTTATAATGGGCATTTGGTGAATTGTGATACTTGGATGAATATCCATCTTCGAGAAGTAATCTGTACGTCAAAG GATGGAGATCGATTTTGGAGAATGCCAGAATGCTACATTCGTGGGAATACGATTAAGTACCTCCGAGTACCAGATGAG GTCATTGACAAAGTTCAGGAAGAAACCAAGAGATCGg ACAGAAAACCACCTGGAGTTGGACGTGGAAGAGGAAGAGGTAGAGATGACAACTCAGCTGGAAGATCCTCGAAAGGAATTGGGCGTGGTGTTATAGATGATGGAGGTGGCAGAGGAGGCCGAGGAAAGGGTCTGTCTGGCAGCAAAACATCTGGTAACAGAG
- the LOC140958086 gene encoding sm-like protein LSM4 isoform X2, translating to MLPLSLLKTAQGHPMLVELKNGETYNGHLVNCDTWMNIHLREVICTSKDGDRFWRMPECYIRGNTIKYLRVPDEVIDKVQEETKRSDRKPPGVGRGRGRGRDDNSAGRSSKGIGRGVIDDGGGRGGRGKGLSGSKTSGNRGGGRGRG from the exons ATG CTTCCGCTTTCGCTGCTTAAGACTGCACAAGGGCATCCCATG CTGGTGGAGCTGAAAAACGGTGAAACTTATAATGGGCATTTGGTGAATTGTGATACTTGGATGAATATCCATCTTCGAGAAGTAATCTGTACGTCAAAG GATGGAGATCGATTTTGGAGAATGCCAGAATGCTACATTCGTGGGAATACGATTAAGTACCTCCGAGTACCAGATGAG GTCATTGACAAAGTTCAGGAAGAAACCAAGAGATCGg ACAGAAAACCACCTGGAGTTGGACGTGGAAGAGGAAGAGGTAGAGATGACAACTCAGCTGGAAGATCCTCGAAAGGAATTGGGCGTGGTGTTATAGATGATGGAGGTGGCAGAGGAGGCCGAGGAAAGGGTCTGTCTGGCAGCAAAACATCTGGTAACAGAG
- the LOC140958086 gene encoding sm-like protein LSM4 isoform X3: MLPLSLLKTAQGHPMLVELKNGETYNGHLVNCDTWMNIHLREVICTSKDGDRFWRMPECYIRGNTIKYLRVPDEVIDKVQEETKRSDRKPPGVGRGRGRGRDDNSAGRSSKGIGRGVIDDGGGRGGRGKGLSGSKTSGGGRGRG, from the exons ATG CTTCCGCTTTCGCTGCTTAAGACTGCACAAGGGCATCCCATG CTGGTGGAGCTGAAAAACGGTGAAACTTATAATGGGCATTTGGTGAATTGTGATACTTGGATGAATATCCATCTTCGAGAAGTAATCTGTACGTCAAAG GATGGAGATCGATTTTGGAGAATGCCAGAATGCTACATTCGTGGGAATACGATTAAGTACCTCCGAGTACCAGATGAG GTCATTGACAAAGTTCAGGAAGAAACCAAGAGATCGg ACAGAAAACCACCTGGAGTTGGACGTGGAAGAGGAAGAGGTAGAGATGACAACTCAGCTGGAAGATCCTCGAAAGGAATTGGGCGTGGTGTTATAGATGATGGAGGTGGCAGAGGAGGCCGAGGAAAGGGTCTGTCTGGCAGCAAAACATCTG
- the LOC140956517 gene encoding uncharacterized protein → MEPLVKVLKLVDQDNKPTLSIIYEAMDRAKLSIKESVKDWQLYWDVIDERWYNQLHQHLHAAAYFLNPMLQYSGTCVYTDEVRRGLKTVIKRLEPDLNTQAAMINEIKLFTEQIGEFGSPLAKMAVKKSLPAEWWNEYGEEAPHLRKLAIKVLSQTCSSSGCERNWSTWSLIHTKLRNRLAIEKLHKLVYVHYNMRLRVRNLMQKSGDDDYYNPIDLDHIFNDDDILNEWTRDNEPSVLQDDDLEWLYQGYEISNAQESNKNKNNEGTSRLSKEKGNILNESDETDNDDKSDDNDDSGDGNNRESGKKHGDADQACQDDQYDTGMSWARGKENYYATQDTDHGYRPGIEEQRRFLESLTGFSSAEDDEHFSGSSYSYMRVEEEIKNLGLGGHHQFQFGDDSRNYHWSSQDFGRGVIGYNEPDFGYSHDYSTRHDDLSSHDYGSSQYTSSRNNQFERFSNSGRNRYHNPQAPAATGIRHDGHGSISSSEASNSFGHQEFGDYHRRDDTLLNSPSLHHIHSVSNPLFNAYPLGQFNTGLYQQPYGGDQFSQLNPDEEYTNDFVPPRHSSWY, encoded by the exons ATGGAACCTCTCGTCAAAGTTTTGAAGTTGGTTGATCAAGACAATAAGCCAACGCTGTCGATTATATATGAAGCAATGGATAGAGCTAAATTATCTATAAAAGAAAGTGTGAAAGACTGGCAATTGTACTGGGATGTGATTGATGAGCGTTGGTATAATCAATTACACCAACACCTACATGCTGCAG CATATTTTCTCAATCCAATGCTCCAATATTCTGGAACCTGTGTTTACACTGATGAAGTAAGACGAGGATTGAAGACAGTAATCAAAAGACTAGAGCCCGATTTAAATACACAAGCTGCAATGATTAATGAG ATTAAATTGTTTACTGAACAAATTGGAGAGTTTGGATCCCCACTTGCAAAAATGGCGGTTAAAAAAAGTCTTCCAG CTGAATGGTGGAATGAGTATGGTGAAGAAGCTCCCCACCTAAGAAAACTTGCAATTAAAGTTCTTAGTCAAACATGTTCATCTTCTGGTTGTGAGAGAAATTGGAGCACATGGTCTTTAATACATACTAAGCTTCGCAATCGTTTGGCGATTGAAAAATTGCATAAATTGGTATATGTCCATTACAATATGCGGTTAAGAGTACGAAATTTGATGCAAAAAAGTGGAGATGATGATTACTATAATCCTATAGATCTTGATCACATATTCAACGatgatgatattttaaatgaatggACTAGAGATAATGAACCCTCTGTGTTGCAAGATGATGACTTAGAATGGTTATATCAAGGTTATGAAATATCAAATGCCCAAGAGAGcaacaagaacaaaaacaatGAGGGCACCTCAAGATtatcaaaagaaaaaggaaacatATTAAATGAAAGTGATGAAACTGACAATGACGATAAAAGTGACGACAATGATGATAGTGGTGATGGGAACAATCGGGAAAGCGGCAAAAAACATGGAGATGCTGATCAAGCATGTCAAGATGATCAATATGATACTGGCATGTCATGGGCACGGGGGAAAGAGAATTATTATGCAACACAAGACACTGATCATGGGTATCGTCCTGGGATAGAAGAACAACGTCGCTTTTTAGAAAGTTTGACAGGGTTCTCGAGTGCTGAAGATGATGAACATTTTAGTGGATCTTCATATTCATATATGCGTGTTGAAgaggaaataaaaaatttgggcTTGGGGGGTCACCATCAATTTCAGTTTGGAGATGATTCGAGAAATTACCATTGGAGCTCTCAAGATTTTGGTCGTGGTGTCATTGGATATAATGAACCAGACTTTGGGTATTCTCATGATTATAGCACAAGACATGATGATTTATCATCTCATGATTATGGATCGTCTCAATACACTAGTTCTAGGAATAATCAATTTGAGAGATTTTCTAATAGTGGCCGAAATAGATATCATAATCCTCAAGCACCAGCAGCCACTGGTATTAGACATGATGGTCATGGTTCTATATCTTCAAGTGAGGCCAGTAATTCTTTTGGACATCAAGAATTTGGAGACTACCATCGTCGTGACGATACATTATTAAATTCTCCCTCATTACACCATATACATTCAGTTTCAAATCCACTATTCAATGCATATCCACTAGGACAATTTAACACTGGTTTATATCAGCAACCATATGGTGGAGATCAATTTTCTCAACTGAATCCCGACGAAGAATACACTAATGATTTTGTTCCTCCACGTCATTCTTCATGGTATTAG